From Dethiosulfovibrio salsuginis, the proteins below share one genomic window:
- the hemL gene encoding glutamate-1-semialdehyde 2,1-aminomutase — MDNKSMFETACSHLVGGVNSPVRAWKAVGGTPRFYVRGKGPRVYDVEGREYLDYVCSWGPLILGHSHPSVVEAVQRAAEMSTSFGAPCVQEVMLAMAVKSVFPSMEKVRFVSSGTEATMSALRLARGFTGRDKIVKFDGCYHGHSDSLLVAAGSGALTFGVPNSPGITEGTAKDTLVLPFNDLERAKELFSSQGDSIAAVIVEPWAGNMGLVPPAPGFLQGLRDITESHGALLIFDEVITGFRNRKGGAQQVAQVTPDLTCLGKVIGGGLPVGAFGGPGRIMDRLSPIGDVYQAGTLSGNPLAMAAGLATLEELSKESTYDALESNGLALQRGLQRAADEAGVPLSTVVMGGLVGMFFSPSHPTNLEEVKASRADLYGRFFQAMMDRGYAFAPSAYETVMVSSSHSERDIESTVEAAKEVFDQMAKGGLDLE; from the coding sequence ATGGACAACAAGAGCATGTTCGAGACCGCCTGTTCCCATCTGGTGGGAGGGGTAAACAGCCCTGTCAGAGCGTGGAAGGCGGTAGGAGGGACACCGAGGTTCTACGTCAGAGGAAAGGGCCCCAGGGTCTACGACGTGGAGGGAAGGGAGTATCTGGACTACGTCTGTAGCTGGGGACCTCTCATACTGGGACACTCCCATCCATCGGTGGTGGAGGCGGTCCAGAGGGCGGCGGAGATGTCCACCTCCTTCGGCGCCCCCTGCGTCCAGGAGGTTATGCTGGCAATGGCGGTAAAGTCGGTGTTCCCCTCCATGGAGAAGGTCAGGTTCGTCAGCTCCGGGACCGAGGCAACCATGTCGGCTTTGAGACTGGCGAGAGGCTTCACCGGCAGGGACAAGATCGTCAAGTTCGACGGATGCTATCATGGCCACAGCGACTCCCTCCTGGTGGCGGCGGGGAGCGGAGCCCTCACATTCGGGGTCCCGAACAGCCCGGGAATAACCGAGGGGACAGCAAAGGACACTTTGGTGTTGCCCTTCAACGACCTTGAGAGAGCGAAGGAGCTTTTTAGCTCCCAGGGAGACTCCATAGCGGCGGTGATAGTGGAGCCCTGGGCGGGCAACATGGGCCTGGTCCCTCCTGCGCCGGGCTTCCTCCAGGGCCTCAGGGACATAACCGAGAGCCACGGAGCGCTGCTGATCTTCGACGAGGTTATAACTGGCTTCAGAAACAGAAAAGGCGGGGCCCAGCAGGTGGCCCAGGTCACCCCCGATCTGACCTGTCTCGGCAAGGTCATAGGTGGAGGGCTTCCGGTGGGGGCCTTCGGTGGACCGGGAAGGATTATGGACCGCCTATCCCCCATAGGCGACGTCTACCAGGCTGGAACCCTATCGGGCAACCCCCTGGCGATGGCGGCGGGGCTGGCCACTTTAGAGGAACTGTCAAAAGAGAGCACCTACGACGCACTGGAGTCCAACGGCCTGGCCCTCCAGAGGGGGTTACAGAGGGCCGCCGACGAGGCTGGCGTTCCACTGTCCACCGTCGTCATGGGAGGTCTGGTGGGAATGTTCTTCTCCCCTTCCCACCCGACAAACCTGGAGGAGGTAAAGGCATCCAGGGCGGACCTCTACGGCCGGTTCTTTCAGGCCATGATGGACCGAGGGTACGCCTTCGCGCCGTCGGCCTACGAGACGGTAATGGTGTCATCCTCCCACAGCGAGAGGGACATAGAGTCCACCGTGGAGGCAGCAAAAGAGGTATTCGACCAGATGGCAAAAGGAGGGCTCGACCTTGAATGA